In Neomonachus schauinslandi chromosome 12, ASM220157v2, whole genome shotgun sequence, the sequence aatttctgttgtatatcactcttggggtttttctccttttatagaacctccttaatatttcctgcagggtggcttagtggtcacatattctttcagtttctgctggtcttggaagctctgcatctctccatccattctaaatgacagccttgctggataaagtattcttggctgcttcttcttctcattcttctcgtttagtaccctgaatatgtcttgccaggcctttctggcttgccaggtctctgtggataggcctgatgttgttctgatattcctccctctgtatgtaaggaatctcttccccttaactgcccttaagatggtttccttggttctaagatttgcgagttttactattacatgctggggcattggcctgttttccttgatcttgggaggggtcctctctgcctctaggacatgaatgtttgtttctttccccagattagggaagttctcagctacgatttgctcaaatatatcttctagtcttctctctctctccacaccctcagggatcccaataattctgacattggaatgtttcctggtgtcacttatttctctgtttctgttttcatggattttgagttttttctcCCTGGcagcctctttttccttcttttctatcagttggtcttctagatcactaattcattcttctgcctcgcttaccatagctgttagattatctagatgattggatctcattgataatatttttaagttctgccagttcagctttcatttctgcccttagagactctatgttgccattaattgatttctccattctagctattgtcttcacaactgctacgcTGAATTCCATTTCttacatcttggttatatctatatccatttgtaaatctgtggcagaagtcacagtctcccgagtctttcctattttgggggttcctcctcctagtcattctgttgaggggtggttgagggaatgtacagagtccaaattattgaccagaacccaagcaagatgcacctgttttatagggaccttaggtttgtcggcctcttgttctcccagcctgtcttctgggggaggggcctgccatgctgtactcaggcaaccctgtttgggtgacatttatttttctttcagcactttaaagagTGCTACCCCACTGCCCTCTGTCCTATATAATTTTTGACGAAAAACTGGCTGTTAATCTTCTGAGGATTCCTTGTATATGACAAGGtgcttctcttgctgctttcaggatggtccctttgtttttgtctttttactggTTATAATGTGCCTTGGCGTGGATCTCCCTGAGTTTATCTGACATAAAGAAAAAGGTTAAGgttttctcaggtcttttctgagcacCCGTCTTGCCCTGTACATGTGTGTGGTTTTCTAAATCCCTCAGTATATGCAGGTGCTTTTAAATCCCTTAATTTCCCAAAGACACTTTCCCCAACTTTCCCTCAGACTTTAGATGGTCTATTGTATGTCTCAATAATAATCTTTTGCTCTAGATCTGCTCTGCTTCCCCAGGGACTGAGGTTCTACAATGAGAATGCAGATTGCCATTTTCAAGATTTCTGCCAAGTGGAAAAGAGTGTGTGCAAGAGTAAGTAAAAGTACCACAAAGCTTtcctaacatttttaaattgtctttttcttgaaACAGTGTTTCCATAGTTGCTATAAATCTTTGAATGTTTTCCAGAATTCTGAAAAAGTTAGTTTTGACAGTTTCTgcatattttctgttgtttctctgGAGGGACAAGAGCTTGGAGCTGCCTGTCCACCATTGTGCTCACATCATTGTTCATCTCTGGTGTGTTGGTTTTTGATGTATATCTTGGAATTGTTTGTCATGTCTTCCACTTGGGGGTATCTAGGCTCTGTAGGGCCAAATCAGGGAGATGcacagggagagagcaggggctgGTTTGAACTGTTTTGTGGTAACCAGGACTTGGAGAGGAAGGCTGCCGAGGTGCTGAGAAACTCCTGGCAAGGGATATTTCAAGTTTGGCTATTAAGAAAACTTTCAAGGGTTCTAAAATTTGATTAGCCTCAGGGGAGAAGGGCTGAAAGTTTTTCTGGCTTTCCCTTGACTGCATCCCTAGGGTTTCTCTGAACTTGGACAGATTTAGTTCCTCAGTGTAAAACTCTCCTTGGGAGacaatgaagagaaggaaagaaggagagagaaagtcagagagagagacagttggACTTCCACAACACTATTATTACTGGACTTTTCCCTAAGTACTCATCTGAAGACAGTTTTCTCTTGCACTGAGAGTGAGGATAGCAGTAGCCTGCTCTGGGCCACAGAGCGTGCTTGGCACTAGTCAGGCAGGAATTAGCCTGGGCTGATTCCTGGAGAGCCATAGGACATTCCAGTTTAGTCTCTTTCTCTGGAGGTGAGTGTCTGCCAGGGTTCCCCTCTATGAAGGAGAGAATCAAGAGGGGATCAGCATGGGAAGTTCTGGGACTGGCTGCTCTCTAGAACAAGGACACCTACAGCCTGAAGAGTGATGAGGGGGGCAGCAGAGTGGATGGGCTCATCTTCAAATCCACTCTGCACAGCAGAGATCAGATTCAGCTCTTCCCTGACTCAATGCTGGGTATAGGCACAGACCCTTGCTCTTGTCAGGACCCTCCTCTATCCTTTCTTTGCATCTGGTTCTGTCTAAACAAAAATTATGGAAGGAGActactgagagagagaatgagaatatgagagggagagaatgagaatatgagagtgagagcaagagaatgagGATAGGATaggagagcgagagcatgaggaTGCAAGAGTGAGAGAATGAGGATAGGAGAGCAAGAGAATATATCTCTCCTAGTAAGTTTGTCCTTGATCCTTGTTACCCAATTGTCATTTCCTAAGGCATCTCTGGAGAGAGGGTTGCATATTGACAGGGCAGCATTTCAGTGAAGACcaaagggagaagaaacagaatttGCTTCAAAAATCGGCCATGGCCAGAACTAGATAAGCTTTGTTCATAGAGTTATCCTTTAATTGATTGActaattgatttattcatttaaaaatattaactgagtGTCAGAAACAGTAGACATGACAAAGTTTCTGCTTTCATGGTTACTTATGCTGTAaaataagagacagaaaataaacaaaaagtaaaaacacaattttattttattttattttttaaagatttatttatttgagagagcgagaatgagagagagtacatgagaggcgggagggtcagagggagaagcaggctcctcgctgagcagggagcccgatgcgggactcgatcccgggactccaggattatgacctgagccgaaggcagttgcttaaccaactgagccacccaggtaccctattttatttttttttaaatattttatttatttatttgacagagagagagacagctagagagggaacacaagcagggggagtgggagagggagaagcaggctctctgctgagcagggagcccgatgtgcggctcaatcccaggaccctgggatcatgacctgagccgaaggcagacgcttaatgactgagccacccaggcgccccgtaaaaacacaattttagatGAGGAGTGCAAAGAAGATAAATAGATCCTGGTGAGCTGATAGAGAGTAAAGAGTGGAATGTGTTCTTTTAGAAAGGATCATGAGGAAAGTGTCCCTGAGCTtgaacatttgagcaaagacctgaaggaagaCAGGGATGGATCCCAGAAATCCTAAGGGGCTCAGATCCTTTGGTCTATTTTATCTTAGTGACAGCTGAATCTTTTTCATATGATTTTGGAGGGAAAACCTATTTGTTGGCTCTGGGGAGACTCTCCTTATTTTCCGTTAGATTGAGACCACAGCCACTTATATGTAGGGCTTGGGCTGAGTCCAGAGTTCACATTTGGTGGCTTTGACTCTCTGCTTGATCGAGGGTTTTGAGCTCTCACAAAAGGGGGATGTTGAAATTGGACCTTTAGCCTCTTGTCTGCCAGTCCCAACATGAGGTGATGTGGGACAAGTGGAGGTTGAGGATGGCAGTTCCACCTGTGCCCTCTTCTAGTCCCTCCTGTGTCAGTCTGGTGGATTTTTGGTATTAGGGTTGGGAGAACGAGGCCCCTGATTGATTAAGCCCAGGTTCTGGTTAGTCTGCTACTTATGAGAAGACACATTTACTAGGGAGAAAAGCAGGGCAGGCTTCCCTTCCCAAGAATAGGGAAGAAGAAAGTGGTAATTCACTCAGGCAGTTAGCTGACCTGAAATACTTAGTCCTTGCTCTCAAGATCTTACAGAAAATCCTCAAAGAGTTGTCCATACCCATACCTAGCAGTGACACCAATGAtgacagagggaaaagaaaagctttcaaaTGGATGTAATGCAAATGGACCCTATGTCATGAAGAAGCCAAGTAAACACATACCAGCTCTGGGTAGGATTGGGCAGGAAGACTTTTCTACAGGATGTGATACTGGTGTAGGACTCACAGGACAGAATATATTTGGTGGACCATGTAGTTTAGGACAGTCAAGATGGAAGGGAGTTAGTGGTAAAAAGGAACACACTGGTCAGGGAGGCAACAGGGTGGCTATTCACAGCACAGTGGAAGGCAGGAAGACCTGTGGATTGAGAGATGCAGGTGGTACACACTGGGCAGGGGGCTGGTTGTCTTGCCTATGGTATTCCATTAGTAGCTGGGCTCATCTTggctatatttaattttcttcatatagcatgattattcttttttttaaattttattatgttatgttaatcaccatacattatatcatgattattctttaaaaagattagcACTGATCATGTAGAGGGGACAGTAGAACCTGAACCCTTCCTAGTCATGTTGTGGAGTCTGTGAACAGGAGAGGAATATTTTCTCTACCTGAAACTGTTTTTATCTGGGATCAGAAGcagtttgatcttttttttacTCTCTAGATTTCACAAGGAAAAACTGCTCAGAACTAAATGTTGGGGAATCACTCTAGTGCCACTGAATTCTATCTCTTAGGCTTCCCTGGCTCCCCGGAATTATGCTATATCTTATTTGctaccttcttcctcttctactcaGTGACAGTCCTGGGGAACATGCTTATCATCATGATTGTCTGTGTTGATAAACGTCTGCAGTCCCCCATGTATTTCTTCCTTGGCCACCTCTCTGTCCAGAGATCCTGATCACAGCAGTTGCTGTCCCCTTGATGCTCTGGGGGTTGCTGCTTCCTGGAATGAAGGCAATATCTCTGACAGCATGTAGTGCACAATTATATTTGTACCTTTCTTTGGGCACATCAGAATTTATATTAATGGGAGCAATGGCTGTGGACCGTTACATGGCTGTCTGTTACCCCTTGAGGTACAGCATCATTATGAACAGCCACACCTGCATCTGGGTGGTCATTGTGTCATGGGTGTTtggttttctatttaaaatctgGCCAGTCTATGCCACATTCCAGCTTACCTTCTGCAAATCCAATGTTTTAGACCATTTTTTATGTGACCAAGGGCAATTGTTTAAATTATCCTGTGATGATAGCCGTTTCAcacagtttattctttttttaatggctgttttcattatcattggtgCTTTGATCCCTACAATCATCTCCTACATCTACATCATCTCCACCATCCTCAAGATCCCCTCAGACCCTGGGGGGAGAAAAGCCTTCTCTATCTGT encodes:
- the LOC110582860 gene encoding LOW QUALITY PROTEIN: putative olfactory receptor 9A1 (The sequence of the model RefSeq protein was modified relative to this genomic sequence to represent the inferred CDS: inserted 1 base in 1 codon); this encodes MLGNHSSATEFYLLGFPGSPELCYILFATFFLFYSVTVLGNMLIIMIVCVDKRLQSPMYFFLGHLSVXEILITAVAVPLMLWGLLLPGMKAISLTACSAQLYLYLSLGTSEFILMGAMAVDRYMAVCYPLRYSIIMNSHTCIWVVIVSWVFGFLFKIWPVYATFQLTFCKSNVLDHFLCDQGQLFKLSCDDSRFTQFILFLMAVFIIIGALIPTIISYIYIISTILKIPSDPGGRKAFSICVSHFTFVVIGYGTCLFLYVKPKQTQAAEYNRVASLVVLVVTPFLNPFIFTLWNDKFIEAFQDIMKHCCQLLKD